The Sphingopyxis fribergensis DNA segment ATTCCCGCCATTGCCCGCCTGATTGTCGGTGACATCGACGGCGTTGCTTCCCGCGCCGCCGATCCCGCCGCGTCCGACACTGCCGAGGACGACGCTGTCGCCGGCGACGAGGCCGAGTGTCACGACGGCACCCTCGTTGGCGGCAACTTCGATAGCGCCCCCCTGGCCGTTGCCGCCGTTGCCGCCGTCCGGCGCGATAGTGGGGAAGGAGCCGAAGCTCAGACCGCCGGCGCCGCCATTGCCACCGACCCCACCGTTGATGAAATTGGTTTCGAGAACCGTCAGGCTCGCGCCCGCGCCATCGGCGAGCATGCGCGACGTTCCGCCTGCGCCGTTGCCGCCATTGCCGCCCGCGCCGTCGTAGCCGCCCGCGCCATTGCCGCCGGTGCCCGTCGAATCGAGCGTGACGGCGAGTTCACCGGCTTCGAAACCGGTGACGATCGCCTGCGCGGTGCCGCCGAAGCCGTCGCCGCCCAGGCCGCCGACATTGTGGTCGCCGCCTGCGCCGCCGGTTCCGCGCGCGATGCTGTTTGCGATGCTGACACTGTCGATCGGTGCCTGAAGCGCGATCGTCGCGATGCCGCCGCGCCCGACGCCGCCGGTTCCGCCGACGCCCACGCCAGTTGCGCCGCCGCTGCTGCTCGAGAAAAAGCTGCGGCCGCCTTCGCCGCCGATGCCCGATGCGTTGGCGATCATGCTGCTGGCGGTCGTCGTGCCGCCGCGGAGGTTCACCGTCGCGTCGCCACCGACCCCGTCACCGCCCGCGCCCGGTGTGCCAGGCATACCGCCGAAGCTCGAGAAATTTTGGAATTCGCCGCCGACACCGCCGGTGCCGATCGCGCTCGCCTGGATCAGGGGCGCGCCGACGATCGCGGTCCCTTCGATATTGATCGTCGCGCTGCCGCCGCGGCCAATACCGCCAATACCGCCCGGAATGATGTTCAGCGGGTCGTCGTCCGTGCCGAGCGATCCCACGCCGCCCAAGCCGTCGGCGGTTGCCATGATGTCGGCGGCGTTGATCGAGCCGCCGAGCAGGTTGATCGTTGCTGTGCCGCCAGCGCCCAGGCCAGACTGGCCCTGAACGACACCGCCGAAGCCATCGGCGCTGACTCGCAGAGAATCGACGTCCACTGCGCCACCGGTCTGGATGAAGGTCGCGGTGCCGCCGACGCTGAGACTGTTGTCACTGGTCGCGCCGCTCGGTTCCTCGTCAGAGATGCCGTTCGCTTCGACGGTGACGCCCGCCGTGGTCACGCTGCCGCCAGAGATCGTCAGGCTGGCGGTACCGCCCTGGCTGTTGCCGGTCACCGCGTCGGGGACTCCCGATGCCCGGATCGTCAGGCCGCCGGACGCCGAGAGCGCGCCGCCCGAAACATTGATCGCGGCGCTCCCCGGCGCGCCGCCCCGTCCGCCCGACTCGACGGTGAATGCGCCCGTCGCGCCACCCTGCTGGCCCGCGCCGATGTTGATCGTCGCGCTGGCGTCGCCGATGAAGGTCCCGCTGCCCTCGACGGAAAAGCGGCCCGCCGACGACAAGGGCGGGGGGGCACCCGGTACCGTCTGCGTCGGGGTGGCGACAAAGGCGCCGCTGGCGCGTGCGACCGTGTTGCTGCGGAACAGCGTGTCGCCGGCGGTGATGTTTGCGGCGGTCGCATTGACGGGCGCGGTCGCCAGTTCGCCGCCGACGATATTATAGCCCGCCGACAGGCGCACCGCGCCGTCGGGATCGATCTGCGCCGACAGCGCATCGTCATATCCGATGGCTCCCGACACCAGCATCGTGACGGCGTCATTCTTGGGAATGGCGACCATATAGATGAGGCTCTGATTGCCATTGCCATCCAGATGCGCGGGGCCCGTCGTCGTGCCGGTGTGCGTAATTGCGTTGCCGCCCTCTGCCCCCGTAGTGACGTTGATGTCGAAGAGGCCGCCGTTGATCCGGATATCCGCCTGTTCCGCCGCGACATAGGCGGCCGATCCGTCGACGCGCACGGCGCCCGCCTGCACGACGCGCGGGGCGACCAGTGCGACATAGGCACTGCCGGGGCTGACCGCATTGTTCGCGTTGATGGCGCCGTTCACGGTGATGGCCGAGGTGCTGCCCGAGGCGCCGTTGAAACGGATCGTGCCGCCCGGACCGAACAGGCCGCCGGCGGTGATGATGTCGTTCGTGGTCAGCACGAGGCTGCCGACATTGATCACGCCCGTCGCTCCGATCAGGATGCCGCCCGCGTTGTAGAACCAGATATTGCCGCCGCGCTGCCCCGATGTCGCGGTATCGATGCTGTTGACCGTTCCGTTAAGCGCGATCTGGCGGCTCAGCGCGCCGCCGCCGCCATCGACGAAGCGATTGAGTACGGTGTAGTCGCCGCTGCCGTTAAAGGTCAGCGAGTTGCCCGCGGGCAAGAAATCGATTGCGCCGCCGGCCGGTGCCGTGTCGGTCGGGGTCCAGTTGATGATCGTCTGGTTGCCCGTCGTATCGACGGTCGTGGCGCCGGGCCCCGGCGGTGAAATCGTCGGGATGCTGAGCCCGGGACCGGTAACCGCCTGACCCGTTCCGGCGACCTGCGCCCGCGCCGGCCCGCCGTAGGCGAGGGCGGCGAGCCCGGCCATGATCGCACAGCTTTCGAGCAGATGGCGCCTGTCGTTGCGGAGCGGTGTGGCGGTGGCACGCATGGCGGTTGTCCTCGATGCAAATGTCATGTCAGCGTGCCCAGACGCCGAATTGGGTGGTCAGCGACACGAGCAGCCGCGGATCGGGCTTTTCGGCCAGAAAGCCGCCGCGATTGAGAGGGACCGCCAGCGTCATGTCGAGCCGTCCCAAATCGCCATAGGCGACACGCACGCCGCCCCCGGCCGAATAGAGTTTCTGCGGGTCGAGCCCGTCGAACGCGGTATCCTTGTTCCACACCCACGCGGCGTCGAAAAAGACGAAGGGCTGGAAGGCAAGGCTTTTCGTGTTCGCGGGAACGAATGATCCGTAGCGCGCTTCCAGCGCCACCGCGACGCCGCTGTCGCCGATGATCGTGCCCGGGTCGAACCCGCGTCCGACGGTGAAATTGCCGCCCGAAAACTCCTCATAGGCGAGCAAGGGATCGTTCGCCCATTGCGCGCGCGGCGCCGCCGACAGCGTGAACAGTTTGGCCGGGCGCCATTCTGCAAGCGCATTGGCGCGGACAAGGAAGGCGTCGGGTTGGCCCTCGACGCGGGTGAGCGGCACCGCGCCAGGCAGGAAACAGGCTGTGCCGCCGGGGCCGCAATCGTCGCTGGCGCCGAGGAAGGAGGTGCCCTTGCGCGCTTCGAGCGAGGTCGAAAGCGACCAGCGCGGTTCGCTGGGGCTGTAACCGCTGCGCCCGGCGATCGAGCCGGGGTCGATCCAGCTCGCGTCGGCGCGGAGGTTGAAGACGCGGAGCCGGTCCCGGTTGATCGGAATGCCGGTCAGGCTGATGTCCTGGTCGATGATATCGAGCCCGCCGCCGACCGTCACACGCCGCGCCTGCGCAAGCACGAGCGGATAGGCGGCGAACAGGCTGACGATCTGGGTGTTCGATTTGACCGGGAAGCCGGTGATGTCGGGGCGCGTCCACGCATAAGTATAGTTGGCACCAAAGCGCAGACCTTCGCCGCCGACCCGGAATTCATGGCCGACCTGGACGACCTTCTGTTCGTCGAAATCGGGGGTCGAATAAAAGCTGACCGTGGTGAGGTCGCCCATGCCGGTGAGTCCCGCGAAGCGTGCGCGCGCGATGCCGCCCCAGCGGCCGACGTCGCGCGACCCGAAATTCTGGGCGTTGAAGTCGAACGTGAAGGGCGTGCGCGTCACGATGACCTCGCCGACGACTTCGCCGGGGACCGCGCCGGGGCGCAGCGTCAGGCGCGCGTCCATCCCCGGGATATCGCGCGCGAGCAGCAGGTAGCGTTCGGCGTCGACAATATTGAACACCGGCGCATCGTCGAGCCGCGACAGATAGCGCTGGAGCAGCCTTTCGTTGGCACCGGCATCGCCGCGTACCTCGATCCGCGCCATGCGTGCGGTCAGAATGTCGAGCCGGACGACGCCATCGCCGATCGTTTGCGGCGGGACGCGGACCGCCGCCAGATAGCCTTGCGACCGCAACATTGTCGCGGCGCGGTCGCGAATGTCGCACACGGCCGAAATCGGCAGTTCCTGCCCGACGCGGTCGGACCAGCTTGGCGCAAGCGTCGCGGCGTCGATGCCCTCGGCGCCTGAAAATTCGACCCCGCGCAGCGTGAAGCGGACGTTGGCGAATTCGGGATTGGCGAGCGGGCAGGGCGCGCGCTCGATGCCGTCGTCGACCGCGACGACCTGTTCGCTCGGCGGTGCGGCGGGGGCGATCGTCGGGCGTTGGATTTCCTCGCGCGTCGGGATTTGCGGGGTTGCCTGTGCCAGCGCGGCGACGGGCAGGGCGGCAACGATCAACCCCGTCGAACCAGCCAGAACCCGGCGGATCTTGGCCCGCTTGGGCCGTGCGACCCCGATATCAAAATCCCCCGAAACGCTCATCACCACCCCTTGCGCGCAGACGCCGCCGCGAGAATCGCGGTGCGCCAATTTCACTGGCTCCACCGGAAACCGGCAGGGCGAATTGCGACCCAAGGAAAGGCTCCGCCGATTGGATGGCGGAATTTCCTCAGAAGATTATCAGACGGACAGGGCGGCGACAATGGCCGCCCCGTCCGTTCGCCTCATCCCGCCTCGGCTTCCGACATCGTGTCGACAAGGCGGTTTAGCTGTGGCGAGCAGCCCTTGGTCATCAGCATGTCGATCGATCCCTCGACCGTGTCTGGCGCATTTTCCACCGCCGAGAAACGCACCGTTACAGGCTTGGCGAGACCGCCGCCCGACAGGCGATAATCGGTGCCATATTGCACCGGCAGCACATCGGTCGGCCATTTGCGGAAATTCGCGCCATCGACGATTGCGACGGTCGTCTTCTTACCGCCGCTTTCGATCTCGAGCGCGGTGTCGCCTTCCATGTTCGGGCGCCACAGCATCAGTACGGCGGGATCGAGGACGCAAAAGGTTCCGGCTTCGCGATAGTCGAGAAGCCACAGGTTCGGCGCACGGATATCGGCGGGCGTTTCGTCGCCCGGGCCCCGCGAAAACCCGCCGCGCGACCGCATCGTCGGGCCCTTCGCAAGCATGCGCGTCACATTGCCGCCGAGCGACTGGCTGGCCTGCACCGTGCCCGTCGCCCCGAAAGTGCCGGGCCCCGACAGCGTGCGCGTCTTGCCCGCCTGCATCAGCACAACCTTGTCGCCTGCGACAAGGGTGAGCTTGTCGGCGGATTTCAGCTTCGCGCCGGTCGGATATTTGCTTGCCGACGGGCCGGTCGAGCGGACCACCATCGATTGGGCGGCTGCGGTGCCGACCATGGCGATGGCGACCACTGCAGCGGCGGCGGAGAGGCCGAGGCGGCGCATCCGGAAATCAGGAAAGGACATAGCTTTCTCCCTCTTTTGTCTCGTTCAGGCGTTCTATCAGAAACATGATGGATGGATCCTGACCGAAATCCGCCTGTATTGCTGTGGCACAGGTCACATAGGTTTTTTTGTCGTCCGCGGTGTGCGCGGCGACCAGTGCGGTGATGCGCGCGCGCTGATCCGGGGCGAGGTCGGGGCGCGGGGTGAAGACATCGACGGGCTGCGCCCGGCCGCGCAGCGTGACGCGGCCCATCGGCACCAGATCGTCGCGGCCCGATCGCGCCGCCGCCTCGGCCGAAATCAGCACTCCGGTTTTTAGGCCCTTGTTCGCCGCCTCGAGCCGCGACGCGGTGTTCATGCTGTCGCCGAGCGCGGTGTACTGGATGCGGCCCTCGCCGCCGAAATTGCCGACGATCGCATCGCCGACGTGGAGCCCGACGCGAGTCATCCCGATCGGCGGGACGTCCGCGCCCGCCAGGTCGACGCGATATTTTTCGCCCGCCTGATACATCGCCAGCGCGGCCGCCGCCGCGCGGGGGCCGTCGTCGGGACGGCTGAGCGGCGCGCCCCAGAAGGCGACGACCGCGTCGCCGACGAATTTGTCGATCGTCCCGCCATGTTCGAGCACGATGTCGGAGAGGCGGTCGAGATATTCGTTGAGCAGCCGCGCGACGGTTTCCGGGGTCACGGCATGGCTGAGCTTCGTAAAGCCTTCGAGGTCGGTGAAGACGCAGAAGATATTCCGCCGCTCGCCGTGGAGCGACAGCTGGTCGGGGTCGCGCAGGATCTGTGCCGCGACGTCGGCGGGCAGATATTTCCCGAGCGCCGACTGCGCAAAGGCGCGCTGGCGCGACCCGACGGTGCGTGCCGCGGTGCCGACGGCCGCATAGCCGAACAGCCAGCCGATCGCCCAGCCAAAGGTCGGGAGCGTCGTCGTGTCGACGCCGCGCCCTTGCAGCCAGAAGGGGAAGGCGATGAAGAAAGCCATCTGGCCGAGGAAGGCGAGTGCGACCCAGCGCGCGCGCAGGTCGATCAGGCTGGTCAGCCCGCCCGCGAAGACGATCAGGATCGCGAGTGCCCACAGGGCGGGCCGAGAGATCGGTTTGGTCCACGCCTTGTCGAGCTGCTGCGCCAGCATATGCGCATGAACTTCCAGCCCGATCATCGTTTCATGCTGCCCGGTGATCGCGTCGGGAAAGCGGCTGAGTGGCGTATTGAACTGGTCATTGTCGATGATGTCGCCGCCGATCAGCACGTAGCGACCCTTGACCAGCTCCGAAAAACCGGCGCGCATTTCGGCATCCATCGGCATCGCGAAGGAGTCGATCGGAATATTGGCGAAGACAGGCTCTTCCTGGCCCGCGGCGGCGCGCGCGGGGACGAGGAAGCGGATATTGCCCTGGAAATTCGCATGCGCCGCGTCGACCGGCGCGAGCGCGTTCGCCATCAAAGGCGGCAAATTCTTCGGCCGGTCGGGCCAATTGCGGATCACGCTGTCGTCGTCGGTGCGGAACAATACGCTTGTCGGCTTGGTCTTAGCGGTCGTCACGTCGGCGATATAAGCTTCGAGATATTTCTGTTGTTCGTAGAAGATCGTGTTCGGGTTGCTCGCCTGTTCGGCATAGGCGAGCCACGTCGGGGTCTTCATCGCGCGCAATTGCGCCTTTAGCACATCGTCGTCGGGGCGCGGCGAGTCGAATGCGATATCGATACCGATCGCTTTCGCGCCCATCTGGTCGAGATTGCCGAGTGCGTTCGCGAGGAGGGTGCGGTCGAGCGGCGAGCGGATGCCGGTGTTGAACAGCGTTTCGTCATTATATGTGACGAGGGTGATGCGCTTGTCCTGCTCGACATGCGGCGCCATCAAGGTCGCGCGCGCGTCGTAAAGCGCGCGTTCGGCGGCGTCGATCAACGGCATTTGCCAGCTGAAGCGCGCGATCAGGATCGCGATCAGCAGGAAGGCGATCGTTGCCGCCATCCGCGACGGGCCAAGCTGCATGACCAGCCGGCGCACGCGCTTGCGCAGCGGAACCGCGGCCTGCCGACCGTCCTGCGCGGGCGTGTCCGCCGCGGGTGTAAGAACTTCGGGCGCGTTCATCGGATCAGCGGGCGGCGCGGCCGGCGGCCTCTCCATTGCGGGCGGTTGCCGTGCCGCTGTGGAGCAGCGCCTGGCCGCCGTCGCCGATGATCGCAAAGCCCGCCCAATAATAGGGGTGCGACGTTTGCTGGTCGTCCATCAGGTGCAACTGGGTTCCCCACAGGGCGTCGGCGACGCTCGTGCCCTGATCAGCGGCGAACAGCCCGCCGATCAGCCGCTTGGTCGCGTTGAAATCGTCGGGTGCGGGCCAATGGCTTGCGATCACCGAGCGGCCGCCGGCGCCGATGAAGCTGCGCACCAGCCCGTCGAGCGCATTACCGCCGCCCGAAAGCCCGGCTTCGCGCGTCGCCGCGACGCTCGCCGCGCCGGCGGTGTCGCACGCCGACAGGATGACGAGATCGGCGTCGATCTTGAGGTCGAAGATTTCCTGGAAGGTCAGCAGACCGTCCGAATCCGCTCCGCCGAACGAGGTAATCAGGGCTGGCCGCGCGGGGCAGGCGGGTCGCGGCGCGGTGACAAGGCCGTGCGTCGCGAAATGGATGATGCGATAGTCGCCAAGGTCGGTGCGGCTTTTTACCGCACTGTCGGTGAAGGCACCGCCGGTGAGCAGGGTGCCGGCCTCGCGGCCCATAGCGTTGCGCGCGGTCACCAGTTCGTCGGCCGAGATCGGACGCGACCATTGCGCAACATCCCACAGGCAATCGCCATCGACGCCGCCCGCCGCGCCGCCCCGCGTCCCGAGCGAGGGCAGCCGTGCACCGACGGGCAGATTCTCGCCGAGCCCAAAATATTGATTGCTCGCCTTCGACGGCGCCGCCTGCCGCGCGTTACGGAAGCCGAGGGTGGAGACCGCCGTGCTTGGGCGCGAGGTCCGACCCAGCCATGCGATCTGGCGCATGTCGAACGGATCGGCGTCGGGATCGAGCAGGCGCTGCTCATAGGCAGCAAGCCCGGTGTCGGCCGTGACGAGGAGGTTTATCGGCAGCCGCAGCATCGCGCCGTCGGGTTCGAAGATCAGATGTGCGATGGTGGGTAGCCGCGCTGCAACGGGAGCGAACAACTGGCCATAGAGTTTGTATGAGGTCGCGGCGTCGAACGGATAGGTGACGCGGCGGCCATTTTCGACGATCGAGATGGTCGAACGGATCGTGTCGAC contains these protein-coding regions:
- a CDS encoding adenylate/guanylate cyclase domain-containing protein — its product is MNAPEVLTPAADTPAQDGRQAAVPLRKRVRRLVMQLGPSRMAATIAFLLIAILIARFSWQMPLIDAAERALYDARATLMAPHVEQDKRITLVTYNDETLFNTGIRSPLDRTLLANALGNLDQMGAKAIGIDIAFDSPRPDDDVLKAQLRAMKTPTWLAYAEQASNPNTIFYEQQKYLEAYIADVTTAKTKPTSVLFRTDDDSVIRNWPDRPKNLPPLMANALAPVDAAHANFQGNIRFLVPARAAAGQEEPVFANIPIDSFAMPMDAEMRAGFSELVKGRYVLIGGDIIDNDQFNTPLSRFPDAITGQHETMIGLEVHAHMLAQQLDKAWTKPISRPALWALAILIVFAGGLTSLIDLRARWVALAFLGQMAFFIAFPFWLQGRGVDTTTLPTFGWAIGWLFGYAAVGTAARTVGSRQRAFAQSALGKYLPADVAAQILRDPDQLSLHGERRNIFCVFTDLEGFTKLSHAVTPETVARLLNEYLDRLSDIVLEHGGTIDKFVGDAVVAFWGAPLSRPDDGPRAAAAALAMYQAGEKYRVDLAGADVPPIGMTRVGLHVGDAIVGNFGGEGRIQYTALGDSMNTASRLEAANKGLKTGVLISAEAAARSGRDDLVPMGRVTLRGRAQPVDVFTPRPDLAPDQRARITALVAAHTADDKKTYVTCATAIQADFGQDPSIMFLIERLNETKEGESYVLS
- a CDS encoding ShlB/FhaC/HecB family hemolysin secretion/activation protein → MSVSGDFDIGVARPKRAKIRRVLAGSTGLIVAALPVAALAQATPQIPTREEIQRPTIAPAAPPSEQVVAVDDGIERAPCPLANPEFANVRFTLRGVEFSGAEGIDAATLAPSWSDRVGQELPISAVCDIRDRAATMLRSQGYLAAVRVPPQTIGDGVVRLDILTARMARIEVRGDAGANERLLQRYLSRLDDAPVFNIVDAERYLLLARDIPGMDARLTLRPGAVPGEVVGEVIVTRTPFTFDFNAQNFGSRDVGRWGGIARARFAGLTGMGDLTTVSFYSTPDFDEQKVVQVGHEFRVGGEGLRFGANYTYAWTRPDITGFPVKSNTQIVSLFAAYPLVLAQARRVTVGGGLDIIDQDISLTGIPINRDRLRVFNLRADASWIDPGSIAGRSGYSPSEPRWSLSTSLEARKGTSFLGASDDCGPGGTACFLPGAVPLTRVEGQPDAFLVRANALAEWRPAKLFTLSAAPRAQWANDPLLAYEEFSGGNFTVGRGFDPGTIIGDSGVAVALEARYGSFVPANTKSLAFQPFVFFDAAWVWNKDTAFDGLDPQKLYSAGGGVRVAYGDLGRLDMTLAVPLNRGGFLAEKPDPRLLVSLTTQFGVWAR